The Lactuca sativa cultivar Salinas chromosome 2, Lsat_Salinas_v11, whole genome shotgun sequence genome includes a window with the following:
- the LOC128132337 gene encoding uncharacterized protein LOC128132337, with amino-acid sequence MAIHEPNMEYWPTSDDEADNEPTQSNFCFVAGVDIPSRAPNIIEQVLNAGEPNDDTWYIDSGCSKHMTGNRNYLRDFKPIQTNQDVTFGNNMKAKIIGYGNITNGNFTIKKVAFVDDLKHNLISVSQLCDNNLEVLFTKQRSLIMDAKTKDVIVDSDCAGNMYPLDMDLIYGKPDICLLSKAPAYISWLWHRRLSHLNFGYINKLIGDDLVRGLPLLKLDNETLCAACEKGKLSKSTHKSISESSISEPLDLLHIDLCGPAKTQTIQGKKYILVVVDGFRGLLGSFS; translated from the exons ATGGCAATCCATGAACCAAACATGGAATACTGGCCAACTTCTGATGACGAAGCTGACAATGAACCAACACAATCAAACTTCTGCTTCGTAGCTGGTGTTGACATACCTTCAAGAGCTCCCAACATCATAGAACAG GTACTTAATGCTGGAGAACCTAATGATGAtacatggtatattgatagtggctgctccaaGCATATGACAGGAAATCGGAACTACTTACGTGACTTCAAACCTATACAAACCAATCAAGATGTTACCTTCGGCAACAACATGAAAGCAAAAATCATAGGTTATGGAAACATAACAAATGGTAATTTTACCATAAAGAAAGTTGCCTTCGTCGATGACCtgaaacacaacctcatcagtgtttctcAACTGTGTGATAACAATCTTGAAGTTCTTTTCACCAAACAACGAAGCTTGATCATGGACGCCAAAACCAAAGATGTTATAGTTGATTCTGACTGTGCTGGAAATATGTATCCACTTGACATGGATCTTATCTATGGTAAACCTGATATATGTCTGCTATCTAAAGCCCCAGCATatattagttggttatggcaccgccgCCTTTCCCATCTAAACTTTGGGTACATCAACAAATTAATCGGCGATGATCTTGTTCGAGGGCTACCACTTCTGAAGCTTGATAACGAAACTCTTTGTGCCGCATGTGAAAAAGGAAAACTTTCCAAATCCACTCACAAAAGCATCTCAGAATCTAGCATATCCGAACCACTAGATTTGTTGCACATAGACCTTTGTGGCCCTGCCAAAACCCAAACCATACAAGGGaagaagtacattcttgttgtcgttgatggttTTCGTGGTTTACTTGGGTCTTTTTCTTAA